CAGTAAGTTTATCTTCTAATGAAACATTTTCATTAGTTAATGCATCATAACCTAGTCTATCCTCTCTTCTCTTTGCCACTGAATATGATCCAAGTGCAACAGAATTATCTTCTTCTACTTTGGAATTACTCCCTAATGCTGTTACTCCAAATAAATCATCTCCTACATTACTATCTGATCCTATAGCAACATTATTTTCACTATGATTACCTTTAGACTTAGCTCTATTTCCTATTACTACTCCATTTAATTGTGATTCTGTTTCTTCTCCAATAGAAATTCCTTTATTATGACTTAATGCTTTTTTTCCTAATGATATTCCAGATGAATTAGCCTTACTTTCTCCTCCTATAGCTATTGCACCTTGTCCATCAGTATAAGTCTTTTTACCTATTGCTATACTATCTGTTGTATTAGCATTAGCTTTTTCTCCTATTGCTATTGCACTCTTTGAGTTTGCTTCTGAATCTGTTCCTATCGATATTGCATTTGTAGCATCATTACTATTAATTTTCCCTGTATTTGCTCCCTTACCTATAGCTATACTGGTATCTGCTTTTGCCTTAGATTCTACTCCTATTGATATAGATTCTTTCTTTTCTGCCTCTGCCTTATATCCTATAGCTATAGATTTATCTCCTGTATCTTTTGCTTCTTTTCCTAACTTTACCTTATCACTTTCTGTATTATTGTTTTGAGTTGTGTTTGTGTATGTTATTACAGAAAGAAATAAGAAAATTGTAACTAAATTATTTTTCTTCATCCTAATTTGTATAATATATAAATATATTATATCTTTGTTCCTCCTTATATACCAACATTTTTAAATTGTTTATACCATACTTGAATTTAAAATTTTACTTCAGTATTATACCAAAAGAGATACGATTTTGTAAATATATAAATAGACTTTTTTTATTCAGTATAATAATGTAATGTGTTTAAATTTAAATTTTATTTATTCTACCGACATTATACCCCCCCCCCACGATATTTTGTCAATAAAATTTATACAAATATATTTAAATACATTTTTTATTTAATTTTACTCTCATAAGCACTTAAAACTATTTCTTTTCCGTCTAAAGTTATTTTTTGTTCAACATTTGATAGATTATGCATAAGTATTTTTTCACTTCTCTTATATTTCATCTTATACACAAACACCTTATTATTCCCTGTATCTATAACTTCAAATTTACCATATTTTAATTCATCATTTTCTTTTCTAATTTTTATCCATAGTTTGTAATGATTTAAAAGTGAACTAGTATCATCTTTTTGAGTATAATAATCTTTTGTATCCACATTAAATTCTATAGCCTGCCATTTTGTTTGAAATTCATCATTCCATATATATGGCTCTCTTATTAACTCATCTGGTTTTTTACCTCTCATTCCCAGTTCTTCACCATAATATATGTATGGATTACCAGGTAAGCTAAGTAATATACTTGCAGCAACTTTTTGTCTTTCAATATCAGGAAGTTTTTCTGAAATTCTACTTTGATCATGATTAGTTAAAAATGGTGCATCTATATACTCTTTAGAAGCTTTTTCATATAGTTCATACACTCTTGTTAATTTTGAACTAAGTTCTTTAGAACTTTCTCTAATTAAAGCATTAATTATACCTTTTTCTGAAAATTCAAAATTAAAATTAGAATCAAATACTTTAAAATATTTGGAAATTATTTCAGGTGCACTCCAGACTTCCCCTACAATATATACATCTTTTTTAACCTTAATTAATTCATTTCTAAATTCAGACCACCATTTAATATTTTCTTCCATTAAATTAATATCTTTTGGATATTCTCCTTTTCCATATGCATGTAATGCTGCATCTATTCTATATCCATCTATGCCAACTTCTTCTATCCAATATTTAGAAATTTTATGTATTTCTTTTCTAACTTCCTTTTCTCTTAAATTTAGATCTGGCATTCCACTCCAAAAAATCCCAAAATATTTCTCTTCATCATTTAAATTATGCCAAGATTTCCCACCAAGAGAGGCAGCTTTAAAATCAATATTATCATTATTATTTTTTTCTATTCTATAAAACTTTCTATATTTACTTCCCTTATTTACTAAAACATCCTTAAACCAAGGATGTTCACTACTAGTATGATTAATAGGTAGATCTATAATTACCTTTATACCTAAATTATGACTAGCCTTAACAAGTTCTTTAAAATCCTCTACACTACCATATTCAGGATCTATGTTATAGTAATCAACAACATCGTATTTATGGTAACTAGGTGAAGGAAATATTGGTGTTAACCATAGGCCCTCTATACCTAAATCTTTAAGTTCAGGAAGTTTTGCTCTTA
The genomic region above belongs to Streptobacillus moniliformis DSM 12112 and contains:
- a CDS encoding alpha-amylase family glycosyl hydrolase, encoding MKKGILILILMFKLIFSCNKFKEHENTHDDKIAKTGIYYEIFVRSFADSNGDGIGDLNGIRAKLPELKDLGIEGLWLTPIFPSPSYHKYDVVDYYNIDPEYGSVEDFKELVKASHNLGIKVIIDLPINHTSSEHPWFKDVLVNKGSKYRKFYRIEKNNNDNIDFKAASLGGKSWHNLNDEEKYFGIFWSGMPDLNLREKEVRKEIHKISKYWIEEVGIDGYRIDAALHAYGKGEYPKDINLMEENIKWWSEFRNELIKVKKDVYIVGEVWSAPEIISKYFKVFDSNFNFEFSEKGIINALIRESSKELSSKLTRVYELYEKASKEYIDAPFLTNHDQSRISEKLPDIERQKVAASILLSLPGNPYIYYGEELGMRGKKPDELIREPYIWNDEFQTKWQAIEFNVDTKDYYTQKDDTSSLLNHYKLWIKIRKENDELKYGKFEVIDTGNNKVFVYKMKYKRSEKILMHNLSNVEQKITLDGKEIVLSAYESKIK